From the genome of Halichoerus grypus chromosome X, mHalGry1.hap1.1, whole genome shotgun sequence:
CTAATCCAAAATGACTTTTGCCTGTATAAAAGGGGGGAATGTCCACACAGAGACATGcgcatagagaagaaaatgtggggaaaacaacaacaacaacaacaaaaaacaatgggaGAAGTCAGTAATGTAAGAgcccgagagagagagaccaggaacTGATTCTTCCCTCACACATCTCAGAAGGAAGCAACCTGGCCCACAACCCTTGatttggacttccaacctccagaactgtgagacaatacatctctgttaagctccccagtctgtggtactttgtaatgATAGACTTAGCACACTCATGCAGATTTTGATTCCGGAAGTGGGATGAAGTTGTAGCGAAGACTTAGTAAGTTGGGAGTGGCTCTGAGACTGGgtaatggggcgggggggggcagaaacTGGGTAACGGGTAAGGATGGTAGAGTTTTGAGATACGTGATAGAACAAGCTGAGATTGCTTTGAGGGACTGTTGGATGAAATATGGACATTAAGTGTATTTCAGGTGAGGGCTCatacagaaaagaggagagctgtaGGGAAAGACTTTATCATCTTAGAGAATACATAGAGCATCATGAAAATTATGTTGCTAGAAGTGTGAGTGCGAAGGGTGCTGCTGCTGAGGTAGCAGATGGAAATTAGAGGCATGTTATTGGAAGCTTGAGAAATGGCCATCCTTGTTATCGGGTGACAGAGCATTTGCCCACACCATGTTCCAGTGTTTTGTGTTTGGTGAAGACTAGAACGTTCACATGAGAAGCTGGGACAGATAAGCTGAGGAGATTTGTAAGCACAGTGTTGAAGGCATGGCCTGGTCTCCCCTTGCTGCTCATAGTAAATGCCAGAGGAGAGCTGTAAATTCAAGAAGGTAGCGTGAAATGAGAAGAAACTAGCACGTGCTGATTTGCAACCTTCTCAGCCTAACCAGGTAGGCTGCTTTGGAAAAAGGGCCAAGGCTGTGCCTGGAAAACCATCAGTTGGGAGCTTAGGCATGTGACACGTGGGTCCAATCGaccatctcagcagaagccaggaatgGAGACATAGTTATGCAAGTAAAATGTGTGGATACTGTGCGATACTGTGCGATAGCTTGAACCCTTTGGATTGCAGGGAAAGCCAACAGGTGTCTTATTCTGAGAATTTGGTGCTGGCTGAAAGGTGGCCCGCTAGACCTAAAGGGAAAGAGATGGGACAACACGAAGGAAGACTGTTGGGACTGCTGGGATTCGGCAGGCGAGAAAAGGGCCCCCAGATATATCTCACTGGGAACGTGTGCTGTTCTTCAGGAAAGGGGGCAAAGGACCCCACAGAAGGTTCAGGGGCTGGCAGGGCTGCCACTGCCACTACAGACCCAGAGGCACAATGCCAGGGTCTGTAGAGCCATCTTCTCCTTGATTCCTGAGACCGAGGCTACCTCCTGGGTTCCAAAGGTTAGGAACACCTGGCCTTCAGAAGAAGGTACTGCAGCAGCCCTGGACAGGTGGGAGGCCGCCACTTCCCATGGCAGAGAGCGTGGGGCTGCCACCCCTTGTGGGAGCAGAGCTCAGAGCCTAGAGCCAGAGAGGATTCTTTTCCATGCTTATGCTCTAATATAATGTTTCCTACTCGGACCCAAACTTGCTCTGGACCCACGAACCCTTGTTTCCCTTTccgataccttgattttggaataGTAATGACTGTCCTGTGCCTGTCCGTCCACTGCATTTTGGGAGCAGATAACTTCTTGTCTTCTGTCACACATTCTCAGCTGGGCAGGAATTACGCCTCAGCATTAATCATAGCTGGAAATGCACCCTTATCTGGTGTACAGGATATTTAGATGAAATTTTGCCTCTGCATTGATGCTGGAATGGGCGAAGGCTTTTGGTGACATTCACACAGGATGAATGCATTGTGGACataaggacatgaatttggggggcgaGAGGGCTGACTCTTACGGGTTGAACTTTGTGCTCCCATAATTGATATGTTGTATTCCTGATCCCTCATTCTTctaaatgtgacctcatttgatgGTAGACTACTACCCTGGCATTACCCTGGTGGTCGTGTTCAGGTGAAATCATTAAGGTAGGCCTCACCCAGTAGGACTGTTGTCCTtaggaaaaggagagatttgGAGTCACAGACactcacagagggaagaccacgtgagTAGATATTGTGAGAACGTGGCTATTTTAGGGCAAAGAGAACGACTTATGAAAGATGCTTGCCTCATAGCCCAGAGACTCACCCACCCATCAGACAATGAGTTTGGACCTCTAGCATCCAGGACTGTGAGGCAATAAATGGACATGTCATTTAAGTTGACCAGTCCCTGGTATTTGATTTAGCAGCCCCACAAAGCTAATATAAACATCCTTCAATCACCACGATTAAAACACCTATGACTAAGCCATCAAGCAAAGGAGAAATAGCCGGTAAAGACTAACAgctctttcccccatccccaccaccaccgaTCTCCAAGGTGGCACAACCAAGGAGGTCTCCTGTGGCTCACCTTGGGACAGCTTCTCACACGTGGGGCCAAGAGCTGTGTCTCAGAGGACGGAGGTCCCCTCATTGGCTGACTCAGGAgagtgtggggcttgagctgCTCTGAACAGAGTCTCCCACCATCCCCATGATGAGGTGTTGCACGTCATGAAATTTgaagtttctcaaaaacaaaagttgGTAGCCTGAAAGGAACAGAGTCAGATAAGTCTGGATGTGTCAGAAAAGTAACTTCAGTTTCTAGGGAGCCTGAataggttttctttcttgaactCCTGGACTTAGGTATTTCTGTACTGGGTTTGGGTCCTTGCTTGTGTTTTCCAATGAATTGCAATGAATTCCAGTGAATCCCAATGAATTGAATTAATATGAGTAGTGCTTAGAAGAAATtgacttggggggcacctgggtggctcagtcggttgggtgtctgccttcagctcaggtcatgagcccagggtcctgggattgagcccggcatcgggttccctgctcagtagggggcctgcttctccctctccctctgctgctcctcctctttgtgcgctccctctctctctctctctcaaataaataaataaatctgaaaaaaaaagaggagagactgACTTGGGTATGCTTGTCCTATTAATACTATTTTCCCGTGTCGATGCTTATGATGTGTTAGCGAAGCAGGAGCCCTTCCCTTATATCATCTTCTTAGTAACCACAGCATTAGACCATGATTGCTCACCAGGTACATTTTTCCTGACTCACCCACTGAAGCGAATAGTCAGATGTATTCACTTTCCACTCTGGACTTCAACATCgaaccccattttctttctctttcccagattTCGTGCGTGCCACTCACACTTGCATTCCCAGTCTTCCAACCACAGCCCAATTTGGGTGCATTTTAACCTTGTTTTCCTAGTGCTCCCACTGGATCGGAAATTACAGACGCAAAAGAGCCCACGTGTGCCCTCCCTCCCCGACACACATCACACATATCCTAATggattcccattctttttttttttctttaagtttttgttttaattccagctggttaacatacagtgttatattagtttcaggtgtacaatatagtgattcaacaattgcatatatcacctggtgttcatcaggACAAGGACcctccttaaaccccatcacctgtttatcccatgccccccagccctcctttcccctggaaaccatcagtttgttttctataattaagagtctgtttcatgagtcctctccccttccctctgtctctcccctcccctcactttgctcatttctttggtttcttaaattccacatgtgagtgaaatcctaAGGGTCGTGATCCAGCTGTCACTCGCCCTCCTGGCTTGCCCAGTGCCGAGTCAGCTGACTTTcaaagctccaggctccaagtcccatTGGTTATACAAACTCACGGTATTCAGCCCTTCTGGTTTCCACAGCCAAACAGTATGGGTATTAGCGTCCCCCGTGTGAGCTCCCTGGTGCGagggcccatttctctgccctctccccatgcacagctccctccttcctgtgggcagcctccatccacatttctgaccttcctaacctttcagatgcagcttcCTCCCTATATTTAGTTGTGGGGTTTCTTCTTCCAGTCCTTGGGTTGCTCTctggtttatttaatatttgaggatGATATCTAGTTTTAAATGTGGGACAGGGTGAGCTCAGGctcctcctattctgccatcttcccaagctcttCTGGATTCACGTtcctaaaatgactttttaaataatatgatatgTACGAGACCAATGTGCATGAATAACTGAAAAACCACTGTAATTCATGTGGTCCAAAAAGGCATTTTGAACCAGCAGCACTCAGCATGatagaaattaagtgacttatgaaacagaattttatttttctaaatggtcCACAGTCCTTTCTCTGAAAAGGCATATGGCTCTGAAAAGAATTTTGGCTTCAAAAATTTAGTTCCCCATGTAAATGGCAATTTCTAAGGACCCCCCACAGGGATTTACTGGCACTTCATTTTATGGTAGCTTTCCTTGGGTATTTATGCAGCAAAACCCCCATCCCATTTCATATCCCTTTGGCTTTATCTCTCGTCTAATGGGCTCAAGAAAAGGTTGGATTGCTCTAGTTTACCTAGCTTTTGTCTCACTGTTTGGCTCAGAGTGACACCTTTCACAGGTTTCTACATTCAAATCAAaggttatttagaatttattttaaaagttcacatggaacacaCAGCGCACATGAAGAAATAGTGGGTTTTCCTGCAACCTGTAACAGATTTCAAAGGATtgaagcccccacccctccccctgccagtgTGTTCTTCCTTCACAGATATATAGGAAGCTAGAAGTCAATTAAATGGAAAGCACTTGGATAATCACCAActactttgaaattcagcatgtacctaaaggaaaaggaaacaaagaaaggaaaaaaaaccatgcaccaagaagaaaaacacaatgagccttaaagtgcattaccattaccctcagtcttcctatccatcaaatcacttgaggtagaggaaggattcaccttagttctcttaattgccaaacagcctcctcttattttgatgtaaaacCATAGGGACAGGTCCCACTGTGACATCTGCATGTTTACACTTCAACCACCCTGGTTGAAAGGAAGAGCTTCAACAGAAACCCACAGGCACACGGACAATCACACCACCTTCCCCCTCAATCTCCAGGCTGCATGACACAGGAAGGCTGTTATTGGTTCAGCCCTAGTCACCCCACCACCCTTTGGGCCAATGGCCGTGGATCCTGCGCTGCCAGTTGCTTATTGGCTGCTGCTAgcggaggctgggagcacagctgctCTCATTGGATGACCCCGTCATCCAGGCATAATTGCAGGGCAAGAAGCTTTTTGTgtcaaaagggaaagatgatagGCTCCCAAGGCACAGaatcagataaatttgaatgaagtaaagtatggctttctcttattttatttatgtatttatgtatttatgtatttatgtatttatgtatttatttatttatttatttatttttattttattgtgtttcgtTAGTCACCTAAAGTAGGCCTTTCCCAAGGTCGGGAGCTTGAGTAGGGCATGATTCTGCATAGTTTGAGTTTTCTGCATGGTGTTTGGGCcttctttcatgtatttcactGAATTAGGATGAGGGGATACGTTGAGGGATTGTGAATGTTAAGTGTGACTTTTGTATCTGCTATAGCGCTTCACTTGTTGCTGTATCAACACACTCGAAAATTCTCTAGACGATACTACTCTacacaagtgggagaaggagaatacCAAAGGCATGTAAAATTATTGTGGCCCCAACTGTGACGTAGAGTCCCGAAGACGCTGACCTGAAGGAATGGGCCACTTAGGAAAGTGATAAAATGCGACATGGTCAAGGAAAATCATAACAGACTgcagcacacacatatattaaagtgGACTTGCGCACGGTAAAGGTGTTTGAAGAACGGGCAGAATGGCACAGGTCGAAACGCTAGAGTAGGTGGCACTCTGGAGAGTTACAGGTCTCTTTGTgccaagtgaggtggctctgaaaagagcctttggtttgcgaGGTGGTCAGGTGGTCCGGGGGCAGCTCATTTGCATCTGTTGAACCTGATGACGGCCTTGGTGGCCTCAGACACGGCATGCTTGCCAatctccccgggcagcagcaggcgcacggctgtctggatctccctggaggtgatggtggagcgcTTCGTGGTGCGGAGCAGGTGAGAGGCCTCGCTGGtgatgcgctcgaagatgtcctTGACGAACGAATCCATGACGCTCACGGCCTCCTGCGAGAGGCTCAGGCCGTCGTGAATATGcctcagaaccctggggaagtAGGTGGCGAAACTGTCGGGGCAGCGGCGACGGCCGCGGCGGCCACGGCGGCGGCCTCCGCGCCTCGACTGCTTCTGCTTCGGGCTCTTCGGGTCCGCTGCCGTGGGCTCCTCGGTGCCGAGGCTTTCCTCAGAAGAGGTCTCATAGCCAGGTTCAGCCATGTGGGGCTCGCCTTCCTGACAGCTCAGAAGGAAGGGCACTGGCGGCAGCTTGAGCAGCGCAGGCCCATTTATAGTCGCTTCATTTCCTGACGTCACCGGCAAGTCCTATCTGATTGGACAACATGCAAAACCAAGAAGCGGGTCACTGAGCCAGGTCCTGTCAGATCTGACTGCTTGCCCTCGAGCTTGACCTCTCTTCAGTCAGAGTCGGAATCAGGCGTCCTCTAATTTTCTTGTGACGGCCTCCAGAAAAAAGTTCAAACATTCCGTGTAAAGATGTAGTTTACCTCCAGATgtcgggtcacgatctcagggttgtgaaatacAGAGcaacttcaggctctgtgctgagcttggacCCCGCTTGGgaatctctccctcttcccctgcccatccccctactcccctccctctctctctgattctctttaaaaaaaaatttcatattggAAATCTGGAGGAAACTACACCTTCACAAGGAATGTTTGAACATTGAGCGCCTTTGGGACTCTTTACGGTCACAGCTGAGTCCACAATAATTTTACTTGCCTTTTgtattctccttctcccacttgtgtAGTGTAGTATCGTCTCGAGAAAATCCGAGATGTTGATACAGCAACAAGTGAAGCGCTGTAGCAGATTCAAAACTCACACTTACCCCATTCACATTCACCTTCCCTCAACCTATCCCCTCATCCTAATTGAGTTAAATACATAAAAGAGGACCCACCGTGCAGAAAACTCAACCTATCTAGAATCATGCCCTACTCAAGCTCCCGACCTTGTGAAAGGCTTACTTtaggtgattaatgtaacataataaaatataaataaataaataaataaataaaagaaagaaagaaagccatactttacttcattcaaatttatctgattCTGTGCGTTGGTAGCCTACCATCTTTCTCTTTGAAACAGAAGGCTTCCTGCACTGTAATTATGCTTGGATGACGGAGTCGTCCAATGAGAGCAGCTGTGCTCCCAGACTCCGCTAGCAGCAGCCAATAAGCAACTGGCAGCACAGGATCCCCGGCCATTGGCCCAAAGGGTGGTGGGGTGACCAGGGCTGAACCAATAACAGCCTTCCTGTGTCATGCAGCCTGGAGATTGAGGGAGAAGGTGGTGTGATTGTCCGTGTGCCCGTGGGTTTCTGTTGAAGCTCTTTCTTTTAACCAGGGTGGTTGAAATGTAAACATGCAGATGTCACAATGGGACCTGTCCCTATCGTTTTGCATCAAAATAAGAGGCTGTTTGGCAATTAAGAGAACTAAGGTGACTCCTTCCTCTATCTCAAATGATTTGATGGGTAGGAGGACTTAGGGTAATGGTAATGCACTGTAATActcattgtgtttttcttcttggtgcatgggcttttttcctttctttgtttccttttcctacaggtacatgctgaatttcaaagtagCTGTTGATTATCCAAGTGGTCTCCATTCAATTGATTTCTAGCTTCCCATATATCTGCAAAGGGAGAACACAGTGGCAGGGGTAGGGGTGGGAACttcaatcctttgaaatttgttaCATGTTGCACTAAAATCCACTATTTCACCATGTTTGCTATGTATTCcatgtgaacttttaaaataaattctaaatagcCTGTGATTTGAATGTAGAAACCTGTGAAAGGTGTCTCTCTGAGCCAAACAGTGAGACAAAAGCTAGGTAAAATAGAGCAATCCAACCTTTCCTTGAGCCCATTAGACCGGAGATAAGGATGTGAAAAGAGATGGGGGCTTGCTGCGGAAATACCCATGAAAATCTACCACAAATTGAAGTGCAAGTAAATCCTTCTGCATGTTGACTAGACATATCATATTTATTTGTAAGACAATTTTGGAAGACTAAGGCCCTTTGTAGAACCATTTGTCTTCTCAGAAAATGAACTGaggactatttaaaaaaaaaaatcctcgtTTCACCCAGTGACTTTATTTCTATCATGCTAATTGCTGCTAGTTCAATATTCCCATGTTTGTTAGTATGATATTaagatgtttttcatttattcatacataCTGGTGTCATCTCTgttttataaaaagttattttgaggacataaataaaatttgtttgggTAGTGGCATGTAGGCACCAGGAACATGTACACATGGTTGTTTGTTTTGCATTCGTAATTTCAGAAATCAAGTGAGAGCACcagtaaaaacaattttaaaatgcactgTCACTGGGCTGTGGATGAAGACTAGGAGTGGAAGTGTGAGAGACACACATGAAatctgggaaggagaaaggaaaatgaggtttAATGTTGATCAAGCTGGGAATTAAATACACCAGATTATTCCCTTCAGTGGGTGATTGAGGAAAAAGGTACCTGGTGAGAAATTTAATGTTGTGTTTACTCAGAAGATGATATAAGAGAATGGATCCTGCTTCACTAACAAATTATAAGCAAGAACAGATTGAAAATAGTATTAATAGGACAAAGATACCCAAGTCAAACTTTTTCAACACTATTCACAGTATGCAATTCACTGAAGAGCATCAGGAAGGACCCAAACTCAGTACAGAAATATCTAAATCCAAAAGTTCAAAACCAAACTTATTCAGGCTCCCTAGAGTCTTGTTACTCTTTTATCCCATTCAAATTTATCTGACTCTGTTCTTTTCATAATATactcttctactttttaaaaattcaaaatttatgaCTTGCCACACCTCATCATAGGGATGACAGGAATGTCAGTTCAGAACACCTCAAGCCCCACACCCTTCTGAGTCAGCCAATGAGGCCCTTACAGCCTCTGAGATACAGTTATTCACCAATATATAAGGAGGTATCCTGAGGTAAGCCATTAGGAGACCTCCTTGTTTGCCCCGTTTTGGAAATTGAGGGGAAATCAACTGTGATTCttatttcctgtctttccttTGTTTGATTAATTAGtggaagtttttaaattatggtgaattcagatatttttatattagttttctagggctatTATACCAAATACCAGGGACTGGTGAACTTaagtgacatttattttctcacaattctggatgcTAGAGTCAAAAATCACGTGTCAGACACTTAGATGAGTCTGAGGTCTATGTGCAAAACATCGTTTATGGGCCActttccttattgtctttttccACTTGGAATGCTATACTATTTCTGTTAGACTACCCAGGGAGAGTCCAAAGAGATAAACTGGAGAGCAATGAATGTGTCCCACTATTCTCTACATGTGGCTTGTCCCAGCTGAGATTATCTCTACTTATGGTATGAGGAAGTACAAGTATACAACAAATTCATTCCTACTATGCATTCATATGCAGAAGCAGCAATTATAGTACATTAAATTGGTCCAAAGGGTCCCTTCACAATCTTACACTAGCTACCCTGCCTCACTATGAGCCCTGCCCAAATCCCATTAGCTGAATCCATGCACCTTTTTTTCCCTAGAGGTCCAGGTAAGATAGTAACTTGAGCACCCATACACAATAGGACCATTAAAGTTTGAGTTCCACCCCTCCACCAAATTCTTCAGCATACTCATATGAGTGTGATGGCTTTCCCCTCTTGGCATCAGCCCcacttctgttttcaattttgaaaCACCTAAATTTGGGGTGCATGGGGAGGTAttacagacacagagggagagagttcTATGCCATTAAACAAGACTTTACATTACTTTCAGTTTTGACTGGCATGATAGCAGCTCATAACTCAACCAAATGAATGTTTTCAGCATGCTTAATGCTTATATCGAGTGACAAGGTCATCATGGTGGCACCTTTTACTTTAGCCTTGAGAACCCAGGGACTCAACAACCACAGCCATAGCCACCTTGCTTTCTGGCTGAGGCTGTGAGGTTTTCATGCTCTGGCTGACTCAGGCTTCATTTATGTAGTAATAAATGGTTTTAAGGAGTCCACTTTAATCTGGGGCATCTAATATGCCATTGTCATAATATCTTCTAAATTGGGGTCCAGTTTCAACATTAGAGCTGGGAGAGTTTTTCTAGGATAACAATACTAATCACAAGAatttatttagtttctttttgtcAGTTTCTCATTGTCCAATGGGTCACCCCACTGAAACCCAATGTAAGGCAGTAAGAACCAGAATACAGTCAATGCCTCACCTATGGTTTTTCATGGGAACTTGTCTGTCTCAAGGAAATCTCCCTGAGAGTACCTAAGATCTCTTATAAGCAGTAAAATCTAAGGTTGAATTAATAGATTGGAAGAAGGGGTTGATCTAAAAGACAGACCAgtgattgttatttttctttaataagcaTTACAATCCCCACAAATCTTATCTCCTTTACTAAcaatcaaagttttaaaaattcacccaTCTGCAGCCAATTAAGCCAACTGTGTTCTTTGTCCATGGGGGCCCAGTGTGCCATGGTTGCAAACAGTAGCCTCCTTGGTAGTGTATGCAGCCTGTTGATTTTATGGGTTGCCCTAAG
Proteins encoded in this window:
- the LOC118537919 gene encoding histone H2B 1/2-like, encoding MAEPGYETSSEESLGTEEPTAADPKSPKQKQSRRGGRRRGRRGRRRCPDSFATYFPRVLRHIHDGLSLSQEAVSVMDSFVKDIFERITSEASHLLRTTKRSTITSREIQTAVRLLLPGEIGKHAVSEATKAVIRFNRCK